The Candidatus Coatesbacteria bacterium genome contains a region encoding:
- a CDS encoding MFS transporter — protein MTRRDLKSQLEPWREFTPEAKKILAGVFFASIGMGMFRIIFNLFLKELGYAEGVAGEILSARALGMALGALPAGVLSDILGRRRVMLGGVSLAAAAFTGRALLTTPIWMWLFAFLGGVFVSFYLISLQPALRENSSRRERNHLFSGGFIVTLAGSMGGSLVGGMLPGLFDSTGLAVNHLEALRYTLLCGAGLSLAGLIPLLLWKSPAPVRETARRDFRRSLKILWRPEVRRLVLRFGLVELLIGCGAGMVIPFFNLYFKNVYGLGEAAIGILFTATNAVMVLGGLLAPVLSARVGRIRAVVLCQLLSIPFLVYLGFFRWLPLAFAAYALRASLMNMSHPQLTAFAMDHLPREVRATSVAITRACWNLSWALVTPLAGGIMENWGYSYPFIVTIVFYLATAASIYFLFRRLPDKPETPLQRTPRS, from the coding sequence GTGACCAGGCGCGACCTCAAGAGCCAGCTCGAACCCTGGCGCGAATTCACCCCGGAGGCCAAGAAGATTCTGGCCGGGGTATTCTTCGCCAGTATCGGGATGGGGATGTTCCGCATCATCTTCAACCTGTTCCTCAAGGAGCTGGGTTACGCCGAGGGCGTGGCGGGGGAGATCCTCTCGGCCCGGGCCCTGGGGATGGCCCTGGGCGCCCTGCCCGCCGGGGTGCTCTCGGACATCCTGGGACGGCGCAGGGTGATGCTGGGCGGGGTGTCCCTGGCGGCGGCGGCCTTCACCGGCCGGGCCCTGTTGACCACGCCGATCTGGATGTGGCTCTTCGCCTTTCTGGGCGGTGTCTTCGTCAGCTTCTACCTGATCTCCCTCCAGCCGGCCTTGCGGGAGAATTCGAGCCGGCGGGAGCGCAACCATCTGTTCTCCGGCGGTTTCATCGTCACCCTGGCCGGCTCGATGGGCGGCAGCCTGGTCGGCGGGATGCTGCCCGGGCTGTTCGACTCCACGGGCCTGGCGGTCAACCACCTCGAAGCGCTGCGCTATACGTTGTTGTGCGGCGCGGGTCTGTCCCTGGCGGGCCTGATCCCCCTGTTATTGTGGAAGTCGCCGGCTCCGGTGCGGGAGACCGCCCGGCGTGATTTCCGCCGCTCGCTGAAGATCCTGTGGCGGCCCGAGGTCCGTCGGCTGGTCCTGCGCTTTGGCCTCGTCGAGCTGCTGATCGGCTGCGGCGCCGGGATGGTCATCCCCTTCTTCAACCTGTACTTCAAGAACGTCTACGGTCTCGGCGAGGCCGCCATCGGCATCCTGTTCACCGCCACCAACGCCGTGATGGTTCTCGGCGGCCTGCTGGCACCGGTTCTGTCGGCCCGGGTGGGACGGATCCGCGCCGTCGTCCTCTGCCAGTTGCTCAGCATCCCCTTCCTGGTCTACCTGGGTTTCTTCCGCTGGCTGCCGCTGGCCTTCGCCGCCTACGCCCTGCGCGCTTCGCTGATGAACATGAGCCACCCCCAGTTGACGGCCTTCGCCATGGACCACCTGCCCCGGGAGGTGCGGGCCACCTCCGTGGCCATCACCCGCGCCTGCTGGAACCTCTCCTGGGCTCTGGTAACCCCCCTGGCCGGGGGTATCATGGAGAACTGGGGCTACTCCTACCCCTTCATCGTAACCATCGTCTTCTACCTGGCGACGGCGGCCAGCATCTATTTCCTCTTTCGCCGTCTGCCCGACAAGCCCGAGACCCCCCTCCAGAGGACTCCGCGCAGCTGA